A genomic window from Pseudanabaena yagii GIHE-NHR1 includes:
- a CDS encoding 2Fe-2S iron-sulfur cluster-binding protein — MTQTFTATLHHHGQTYIVPVPEDQAILDAAIAAGVDLPCSCYAGVCTTCAAQIVKGEVDQSQGMGIGGMGEELDAKGYVLLCVSYPKSDVEIYTDKEQEVYSIRFGSSVSA; from the coding sequence ATGACTCAGACCTTTACAGCTACCCTTCATCATCACGGACAAACCTATATTGTGCCTGTCCCCGAAGACCAAGCTATTCTTGATGCCGCGATCGCTGCGGGTGTGGATTTGCCCTGCTCATGTTATGCGGGTGTATGTACAACTTGCGCTGCCCAAATTGTGAAGGGTGAAGTTGATCAAAGCCAAGGCATGGGGATTGGCGGTATGGGTGAAGAGTTAGATGCAAAGGGTTATGTTCTTCTTTGTGTTTCCTATCCCAAGTCCGATGTAGAAATCTACACCGACAAGGAACAGGAAGTATATTCAATTCGCTTTGGCTCTAGCGTGAGCGCCTAA
- the nusB gene encoding transcription antitermination factor NusB, translating to MQPRHIARELALFSINQLPSQSQKLETKTLDDIVTAVVRSLHDETKELLQTASAELQRSQERISSSEIRTGDIRQDIQAVEGMVREAIELTKNAINNIGSALEFPVTLVLSQRDEVRNYAIDILKTVNTKRTQIDETISSALVNWQIDRLAQVDKDILRIATAEMMFLNVASKIAIDEAVELAKRYSSEDGYRFINGVLRRIDDQLKESRKSK from the coding sequence ATGCAACCCCGCCACATCGCCCGCGAACTCGCACTATTTAGTATTAACCAATTACCTAGCCAATCCCAAAAGCTAGAGACGAAAACCCTTGATGACATCGTTACTGCGGTTGTGCGATCGCTGCATGATGAAACTAAAGAATTATTACAAACCGCTAGTGCTGAGTTACAACGCAGTCAAGAACGCATATCCTCTAGCGAAATCCGCACAGGTGACATCCGTCAAGATATTCAAGCAGTCGAAGGTATGGTACGCGAGGCGATCGAGCTAACTAAAAATGCCATTAACAATATTGGCTCGGCGTTAGAGTTTCCCGTCACCCTAGTTTTGTCGCAAAGGGATGAGGTGCGTAACTATGCGATCGATATTCTCAAGACTGTAAATACTAAGCGAACGCAGATTGATGAAACTATCAGTAGTGCCTTGGTTAATTGGCAAATTGATCGCCTTGCCCAAGTAGATAAAGATATTTTGCGGATTGCCACTGCAGAAATGATGTTTTTGAATGTGGCAAGTAAAATCGCGATCGATGAAGCGGTGGAGCTAGCTAAGCGCTATAGCAGTGAAGATGGCTATCGATTTATCAATGGTGTTTTACGCCGCATTGACGATCAACTTAAAGAATCCCGTAAATCAAAATAG
- a CDS encoding cupin domain-containing protein, giving the protein MNQEELQNLLALSAIAAIAPDEIQSVEELAAASPEIDQELRSLQNTAATLAYTETPLDVPAGLKQRLFNRIQQETEVLDFVALRSGELKWKPHPVKGLMMTVLKIDHQKREISALIRADQDVEYPSHHHATGEEIFMLQGELIDRGVTYKAGDYLYSKAGSIHAPTAIAGCMFFVKTSLDDNFLE; this is encoded by the coding sequence ATGAACCAAGAAGAACTTCAAAATCTATTAGCCTTATCAGCCATTGCAGCGATCGCTCCTGACGAAATCCAATCCGTGGAAGAACTTGCCGCCGCATCGCCAGAAATAGATCAAGAACTGCGATCTCTCCAGAATACTGCGGCGACCCTAGCCTATACTGAAACTCCTTTAGATGTTCCTGCTGGTCTCAAACAAAGACTATTTAATCGCATCCAACAGGAAACAGAGGTTTTAGATTTTGTGGCTTTGCGATCGGGAGAACTAAAGTGGAAACCTCATCCTGTCAAAGGTTTGATGATGACTGTGTTAAAGATTGATCACCAAAAACGCGAGATATCAGCCTTAATCCGTGCGGATCAAGATGTTGAGTATCCATCTCATCACCATGCGACGGGGGAAGAAATTTTTATGCTCCAAGGCGAGTTAATCGATCGCGGCGTTACTTACAAAGCAGGGGACTATCTTTATTCCAAGGCTGGATCTATTCATGCACCAACTGCGATCGCAGGCTGTATGTTTTTTGTGAAGACATCACTGGATGATAATTTCCTTGAGTAG
- a CDS encoding sigma-70 family RNA polymerase sigma factor has protein sequence MDSCDRKFLKIDSDSKQDEVALIIRIAEQDQTALSALYDRYAKVIYTIAYKILNSSEESEEIVLDVFTQVWRIAKNYNFQKGRVDTWLFMLTRSRALDRLRSHARFDKAVAASEDVLKIHSHTDSPEEDVLLQERSSYIKACLAELPQEQRLVLELAYFSGLSHSEIAAKTGISLGTVKTRIRLGLKKLREAIGDEWFNF, from the coding sequence TTGGATTCATGCGATCGCAAATTTCTTAAAATAGATAGTGACAGCAAGCAAGATGAAGTTGCGCTCATTATTCGCATTGCCGAACAGGATCAGACAGCCCTATCAGCACTCTACGATCGCTATGCAAAAGTGATTTATACGATTGCCTATAAAATTCTTAATTCTTCAGAGGAATCCGAAGAGATCGTTTTAGACGTATTTACTCAAGTATGGAGGATTGCCAAAAACTACAATTTCCAAAAGGGTAGAGTAGATACATGGCTATTTATGCTCACACGCAGTCGCGCTCTGGATCGGCTACGTAGTCATGCAAGGTTTGACAAAGCCGTAGCAGCTTCTGAAGATGTCCTCAAGATCCACTCACACACCGATAGCCCTGAAGAAGATGTTTTACTGCAAGAGCGTAGTTCCTACATTAAAGCTTGTCTAGCCGAACTCCCCCAAGAACAGCGCTTAGTTCTAGAACTTGCCTACTTTAGCGGACTCAGCCATAGTGAAATTGCTGCGAAAACAGGTATTTCCCTCGGCACGGTAAAAACCCGTATTCGTCTGGGACTAAAAAAATTACGCGAAGCGATCGGCGACGAATGGTTTAACTTTTAG
- a CDS encoding ferritin-like domain-containing protein — MSRTERSSRSASRRELIKAGLFGAMGIAASTAVVPAVMAQPKGDVVNDIKVLNKALFYEHQAIWAYGFAAGKLTDSNVGKAVLAIALANQSDHKAHRDLLASVVKQLGGTPVTAKMEYLKTVTPYIERGEGNLDSDVNIAKLALALEVDAAIAYGREVATLKNPELITAGASIGSTEASHATVIRAAFQSLGVSLNVVPAAFVSKDTRNDWILKV; from the coding sequence ATGTCTAGAACAGAAAGATCTTCTCGTTCCGCTTCGCGCCGCGAATTAATTAAAGCTGGGCTATTTGGAGCAATGGGAATTGCGGCTAGTACCGCAGTTGTTCCTGCGGTGATGGCACAGCCTAAGGGTGATGTGGTTAATGACATCAAGGTACTCAATAAGGCTCTATTTTATGAACATCAAGCAATTTGGGCCTATGGATTTGCCGCAGGTAAACTCACTGACAGCAATGTGGGTAAGGCAGTTTTGGCGATCGCTTTAGCGAACCAATCCGATCACAAAGCCCATCGTGACCTACTGGCGAGTGTCGTGAAGCAGCTAGGTGGTACACCTGTAACTGCGAAGATGGAATATCTGAAAACCGTTACTCCCTATATTGAGAGAGGTGAAGGGAATTTAGATTCCGATGTGAATATTGCGAAGCTTGCCCTTGCGCTAGAGGTCGATGCCGCGATCGCCTATGGTCGCGAAGTGGCTACTCTCAAGAATCCTGAACTCATCACCGCAGGCGCAAGTATTGGTTCTACTGAAGCTTCCCATGCCACGGTCATTCGCGCAGCATTTCAATCTCTAGGTGTTTCCCTGAATGTTGTTCCTGCTGCTTTTGTGAGCAAAGATACTCGCAATGATTGGATTCTCAAAGTTTAA
- a CDS encoding MFS transporter codes for MLQTTSFPSPPTKILWRQVWGLSVLLAAITFSWIAYGFYQPRILAKIGFVDLAAWLGIFQGLLGAVVEPIVGWFSDRLLGRFGSRLPQVAVGVTLAGLIFVIVSWLVEAQLAEQLRWIVPVMMTIWVIAMIIFRGPAIALLQGFAPTSQLPQANSVLALVLAITSATSPILGLILKQIGASLTFILGAIALLIGSVLLWSSMPRHLATATSPELTIANLTPNSAIAYSLPFLVGLGSGLEINLLLHILPHHLFAAIAHLPVEYSQSAILLIAGLATLPLRSLFGRQKTAFGMGCGLTIIAGCLTLSLLSENGIYLILISAIASIALGLVLTNTIPLALAMVPPHQAGFGTGLYFGGSGLATAIFASGVIALGEIPVIYGAFLSGFALAISLICLKKFINSTV; via the coding sequence ATGCTGCAAACTACTTCTTTCCCAAGTCCTCCGACTAAAATTCTTTGGCGACAAGTCTGGGGACTCTCAGTCCTATTAGCTGCAATTACCTTTAGCTGGATTGCTTACGGATTTTATCAGCCGAGAATTTTGGCAAAGATTGGATTTGTGGATTTAGCCGCATGGTTAGGCATTTTTCAGGGATTATTGGGGGCAGTTGTGGAACCAATTGTCGGCTGGTTTTCCGATCGCCTTCTCGGTCGATTTGGGAGTCGTCTACCACAGGTGGCGGTGGGCGTGACTCTCGCAGGACTCATTTTTGTAATTGTTTCTTGGCTGGTCGAAGCGCAACTTGCGGAGCAACTGCGGTGGATTGTGCCAGTAATGATGACAATTTGGGTAATCGCCATGATTATCTTTCGGGGACCTGCGATCGCTTTACTTCAGGGATTTGCACCAACGAGTCAACTACCTCAAGCTAATTCCGTTTTGGCTCTCGTTTTGGCAATTACTAGCGCGACTAGCCCCATACTGGGATTAATTCTCAAACAGATTGGTGCTTCCCTCACTTTTATTTTGGGAGCGATCGCGCTTTTAATTGGTTCAGTGTTGCTATGGTCATCCATGCCCAGACATTTAGCTACAGCAACAAGCCCCGAACTTACCATCGCAAATTTAACGCCAAATTCGGCGATCGCCTACAGCTTGCCCTTTTTGGTCGGTCTAGGCTCAGGCTTAGAAATTAATTTGTTGCTCCATATCCTCCCCCATCATCTTTTTGCAGCAATTGCTCATCTTCCAGTGGAATATTCTCAATCGGCAATTCTGTTAATTGCTGGTTTGGCGACATTACCTTTGCGATCGCTATTTGGTAGACAGAAAACAGCTTTTGGTATGGGCTGCGGATTAACCATAATTGCTGGTTGTCTTACGCTTTCATTACTGAGCGAAAATGGAATTTATTTAATATTGATAAGTGCGATCGCTTCTATCGCGCTAGGTTTAGTTTTAACTAATACGATTCCCTTAGCCTTAGCGATGGTTCCGCCACATCAAGCTGGCTTTGGGACGGGATTATATTTCGGTGGCAGTGGTTTAGCAACAGCAATTTTTGCAAGTGGTGTTATTGCATTAGGAGAAATTCCTGTCATTTATGGAGCATTTTTGAGCGGATTTGCCTTAGCTATTTCTTTAATCTGTTTAAAGAAGTTCATAAACTCCACAGTGTAA
- a CDS encoding helix-turn-helix domain-containing protein translates to MAKRFKVSLSFVRDLLRRYRETGEIAAKPQGGDRRSKIKGKNEELVKAIVREQNDIYLREIKEKLQESKEIKVSVSSLSRTLKRLDLGRKKKL, encoded by the coding sequence TTGGCAAAACGATTTAAAGTAAGTTTATCTTTTGTGCGAGATTTATTGCGTCGGTATCGAGAAACAGGTGAAATCGCCGCAAAACCGCAAGGAGGAGATCGACGATCCAAAATTAAAGGCAAGAATGAAGAATTAGTGAAAGCAATTGTTAGAGAACAAAATGATATATATCTGCGAGAGATAAAAGAAAAACTCCAAGAAAGCAAAGAAATTAAGGTGAGTGTATCGAGTTTAAGCCGTACTCTCAAGCGATTGGATTTAGGACGTAAAAAAAAACTTTAG
- a CDS encoding gas vesicle protein, giving the protein MSQAIKSQAINTSTTGSSLADILERVLDKGIVIAGDITVSVGSVELLSIRIRLLVASVDKAKEIGINWWESDPYLSSRTQELLASNQQLLERVNLLERELAAVRQLEGNQEK; this is encoded by the coding sequence ATGTCTCAAGCGATTAAATCTCAAGCAATAAACACTAGTACAACTGGCTCTTCCCTTGCCGATATTCTGGAAAGAGTATTAGACAAGGGCATTGTCATTGCGGGTGATATCACAGTGTCCGTGGGCAGTGTGGAGTTGTTGAGTATCAGAATTCGGTTGCTAGTAGCCTCGGTGGATAAAGCGAAGGAAATCGGGATTAACTGGTGGGAATCTGATCCCTATTTGTCTTCGAGAACGCAGGAATTACTCGCTTCTAACCAACAATTATTAGAGCGTGTAAATTTATTAGAAAGAGAATTAGCCGCAGTTAGGCAATTAGAGGGAAATCAAGAAAAGTAG
- the gvpN gene encoding gas vesicle protein GvpN, with protein MTTVLHANARQFVSTEFTKQIVRRALRYLQSGFAIHLRGPAGTGKTTLAMHLAGLVGRPMVLIYGDEDLRSSQLVGSNSGYSRKKVVDNYIHSVLKVEDDLRQNWTDSRLTLAAKEGFTLIYDEFNRSRPEVNNVLLSALEEKLIVLPPDSSQSEYVRVHPLFRAIFTSNPEEYAGVHPTQDALLDRMITINIGEADVETEKQILVNRVGLDRSQALKLINLIRGYRRQVQCSKASSLRACLLIGKICVEHEIPVSGKDDDFRALCFDVLISRYGSGEPESELGLAKLLDQIP; from the coding sequence ATGACCACAGTTCTCCATGCCAATGCGCGTCAATTTGTCAGCACGGAATTTACTAAGCAAATTGTCCGTCGGGCGCTACGCTATTTACAATCGGGCTTTGCAATTCATTTGCGCGGGCCTGCTGGTACAGGCAAAACTACTTTAGCGATGCACCTTGCAGGCTTAGTCGGTAGACCAATGGTTTTGATCTATGGTGATGAAGACTTGCGATCGTCGCAATTGGTTGGTTCTAACTCAGGCTATTCCCGTAAAAAAGTTGTCGATAACTACATCCATTCAGTTTTGAAAGTTGAAGACGATCTGCGTCAAAATTGGACAGACTCGCGTTTAACTTTGGCAGCCAAGGAAGGCTTCACGCTGATTTATGATGAGTTTAACCGATCGCGACCTGAAGTAAATAACGTATTGCTCAGCGCTCTCGAAGAGAAGCTCATCGTCTTGCCTCCCGACAGTTCCCAATCGGAATATGTGCGGGTACATCCCTTGTTTCGAGCAATCTTTACTTCTAATCCTGAGGAATATGCAGGGGTACATCCCACACAGGACGCGCTACTCGATCGCATGATCACCATTAACATTGGTGAAGCGGACGTTGAAACCGAAAAGCAAATCTTAGTAAATCGCGTAGGCTTAGATCGCAGTCAAGCCCTGAAATTGATCAACTTGATTCGTGGTTATCGTCGGCAAGTGCAATGTAGCAAAGCATCGAGTTTGAGAGCCTGTTTGTTGATTGGTAAGATTTGCGTTGAGCATGAAATTCCTGTCTCTGGCAAAGATGATGACTTCCGCGCACTGTGCTTTGATGTGTTGATTTCTCGCTATGGTAGTGGTGAGCCTGAGTCGGAACTTGGACTCGCTAAATTATTGGATCAAATACCTTAA
- the gvpC gene encoding gas vesicle protein GvpC produces MASLMQGFAEARQQRLQERAKFLAEQQLARQEREKALQTQSEATAAYLAHAEQTRLAWEQGRQAIAENALASRQEELQNRANQVSQYLQDLSSNRAQQATEDSEERAQEVRTRTFKTRSQLKHIHKARIRTGQADRAQRQQLTQERAAFTQMQIEDINKARLANAKAAAQQRAQETQARTAEVSAQIQATSEQRLAQAKQDAASRNQELSDRAANVKESLAHLEANRLATAEAQANQLSAFRVNLSNSVWAGSRSLAVPQPVTKVVSNPIPERTDTPAKSKKKAAKEPETVAPPVATKPVEVKETPKETPKEAPKSSGKIEQFVVDYVAQLSTNSSLLEVVNDRDTVRDLLAQGANTLKVDPSDILNTLLQMAEGSST; encoded by the coding sequence ATGGCTTCTTTGATGCAAGGATTTGCAGAAGCAAGGCAACAACGGCTACAGGAGCGTGCAAAATTTTTAGCTGAGCAACAGTTAGCGCGACAAGAGCGAGAAAAAGCTTTACAAACACAGTCAGAGGCTACGGCTGCTTACTTAGCTCATGCTGAGCAGACTCGTCTGGCATGGGAACAAGGTAGACAAGCGATCGCTGAAAATGCTTTGGCATCTCGACAGGAAGAACTGCAAAATCGTGCTAATCAGGTATCTCAATATTTGCAAGATCTCAGTTCAAATCGTGCTCAGCAAGCTACCGAAGACAGCGAAGAACGTGCCCAAGAAGTCAGAACTCGCACTTTTAAAACGCGATCGCAGTTAAAGCATATCCACAAGGCAAGAATTCGTACAGGGCAAGCTGATCGTGCTCAACGTCAACAACTAACTCAAGAGCGAGCCGCCTTTACTCAAATGCAAATCGAAGATATTAACAAAGCGCGTTTGGCTAATGCTAAAGCTGCGGCTCAGCAAAGGGCACAGGAAACTCAGGCAAGAACAGCAGAGGTTTCGGCTCAAATACAGGCTACGAGCGAGCAAAGACTCGCTCAAGCCAAACAAGATGCTGCCTCAAGAAATCAGGAACTTAGCGATCGCGCCGCTAATGTTAAAGAATCTCTAGCACATCTCGAAGCTAATCGCCTTGCGACAGCCGAGGCTCAAGCTAATCAACTCAGTGCTTTTCGAGTCAATTTAAGTAACTCAGTTTGGGCAGGCTCGCGTTCCTTAGCAGTGCCTCAGCCTGTGACCAAGGTAGTATCAAACCCCATTCCTGAGCGCACAGATACCCCTGCTAAGTCTAAGAAGAAAGCTGCTAAAGAACCAGAAACTGTTGCACCACCAGTAGCAACCAAACCAGTTGAGGTTAAGGAAACTCCTAAAGAAACTCCCAAGGAAGCTCCTAAGTCTTCTGGTAAAATCGAGCAATTTGTGGTTGACTATGTGGCTCAACTATCGACAAACTCTAGCCTATTAGAAGTCGTTAATGATCGCGACACCGTTAGAGATTTACTGGCTCAAGGTGCAAACACGCTCAAAGTCGATCCTTCTGATATCCTGAACACCTTACTACAAATGGCAGAAGGCTCATCAACATGA
- the gvpA gene encoding gas vesicle structural protein GvpA has product MAVEKVNSSSSLAEVIDRILDKGIVIDAWVRVSLVGIELLSIEARVVIASVETYLKYAEAVGLTASAAVPAA; this is encoded by the coding sequence ATGGCAGTCGAAAAAGTCAACTCTTCCTCTAGTCTAGCGGAAGTTATTGATCGTATTTTGGATAAGGGCATTGTCATTGATGCATGGGTACGAGTCTCATTGGTGGGAATCGAACTGCTATCAATTGAAGCTCGCGTTGTCATTGCCTCTGTGGAAACATATCTTAAATATGCTGAAGCAGTTGGTCTCACAGCCTCGGCGGCAGTACCTGCTGCTTAG
- a CDS encoding DUF3285 domain-containing protein translates to MSNDLNLQSNSPSNDSVNNDINKHDVKANAKPQDSFVKLAMRNMVKKGGTSLFHFSLTIFGVIAILFGLAIAFH, encoded by the coding sequence ATGAGCAACGATCTAAATCTTCAATCTAATTCTCCTAGCAACGATAGTGTCAATAACGACATTAACAAGCATGATGTCAAAGCTAATGCTAAGCCACAAGATAGTTTCGTCAAACTTGCTATGCGTAATATGGTTAAGAAAGGTGGCACATCACTATTTCATTTTTCTCTAACCATTTTTGGTGTGATTGCCATCTTATTCGGTTTAGCGATCGCTTTTCATTAG
- the ybeY gene encoding rRNA maturation RNase YbeY, translating to MSIDLYCEIYPEVIAQHPISLEQWQEWFSVWEKYLLDEQEIEEGEYELSLSITNDETIQQLNLQYRQQDRPTDVLSFAALESELPEIPIDDDYVEPTNLGDIIISQTTAIRQAEEREHSLVYELAWLAAHGILHLLGWDHPDDESLEAMLKQQDLMLSLISL from the coding sequence TTGAGCATTGATCTATATTGCGAAATCTATCCCGAAGTTATCGCTCAGCATCCAATCTCATTGGAGCAGTGGCAAGAATGGTTTTCTGTTTGGGAAAAGTATCTATTAGATGAACAGGAAATCGAAGAGGGAGAATACGAGCTATCCCTATCTATTACCAATGATGAGACGATTCAACAACTAAATTTGCAGTACCGTCAACAGGATCGACCAACGGATGTTCTATCCTTTGCTGCTTTAGAGTCGGAACTTCCAGAGATTCCCATAGATGACGACTATGTTGAGCCAACTAATTTGGGTGATATTATCATTTCCCAAACGACAGCAATCCGTCAGGCAGAAGAAAGAGAACATTCACTAGTCTATGAACTTGCTTGGCTAGCAGCTCATGGAATACTGCATTTACTTGGATGGGATCATCCAGATGATGAAAGCTTAGAAGCGATGCTCAAACAACAAGATTTAATGCTAAGCCTAATTTCACTATAA
- a CDS encoding diacylglycerol kinase family protein has translation MNIDLPLSRIFVIKSPQSPFLSEQMTQIDEFEESEEIASQRINSFQIATNLFLSFKYAGQGVSYAFRTQRNFRIHVIIGSIALSLSIYFKLSAVACSIISLTIALVLVLELLNTALEAVVDLTVGREFHQLAKIAKDCAAGAVLIAAIAALIIAGVLLLPHILLAFA, from the coding sequence ATGAATATTGATTTACCGCTCTCAAGAATATTTGTAATCAAATCGCCCCAATCGCCTTTTTTATCTGAGCAAATGACGCAGATCGACGAGTTTGAAGAATCTGAAGAGATAGCAAGCCAGCGCATTAATTCTTTTCAAATTGCCACAAATTTATTTCTTAGTTTTAAATATGCTGGACAAGGCGTGAGCTATGCTTTTCGTACTCAGAGGAATTTTCGGATTCATGTAATCATCGGGTCGATCGCTTTATCCCTCAGTATTTATTTCAAGCTGTCGGCTGTAGCTTGCTCGATTATTAGCTTGACGATCGCCTTAGTTTTGGTACTGGAATTACTAAACACAGCTTTAGAAGCGGTAGTAGATTTGACCGTGGGTCGTGAGTTTCATCAGTTAGCCAAAATTGCTAAGGACTGTGCCGCAGGAGCCGTGTTAATTGCGGCGATCGCGGCTCTAATCATTGCTGGGGTATTGTTATTGCCCCATATTTTGCTTGCTTTTGCCTAA